From Veillonella dispar, one genomic window encodes:
- a CDS encoding S-layer homology domain-containing protein, producing the protein MNKKLVASLVSCMVLGSVSVYAANPFSDVDASSWAYQSVEQLANAGIINGYPDGTFKGNNPITRYEMAQMVAKAMANQDKANAEQQAMINRLADEFGNELNTLGVRVAKLENQVGNVKVTGNYRLRYRGSELKNDTYAYGKHSSFDYRARVIFNAKVNDKTDAVVRIQGSSEFGNSNATQGKINLAYVDHHFGKDTTLRVGRQLYTPGLGLMYDDLVDGARLMYKHGKLDVSASYGYWLGGAPTYQTRENTVTAAMVEVKGKLNKHVTLGGMYGHFHDGKLYQGQDVDALTGKQVKSFIDSPYKNIWGLNTNMNFNRWNVFGEWLTAPGVSDSHAWMASLGYGNYDIKKAHTYSVRGQYYYQEGNSPIFSSAFAPAYSFYNQHYVDNKGVAHVRNGFKGFVANVNYVPFQNVSIGAYYGFGNKDMDGNKLGDYWRTDVNFMF; encoded by the coding sequence TGTATGGTATTGGGTTCTGTAAGTGTGTATGCAGCTAATCCATTTTCCGATGTAGATGCTTCTAGTTGGGCGTATCAATCTGTTGAGCAATTAGCAAATGCAGGTATTATTAATGGATACCCAGATGGAACTTTCAAAGGGAACAATCCTATTACGCGATACGAAATGGCTCAAATGGTAGCTAAGGCGATGGCTAACCAAGATAAAGCCAATGCGGAACAACAAGCTATGATCAATCGCTTGGCCGACGAATTTGGAAATGAACTCAACACATTAGGTGTACGAGTAGCCAAATTAGAAAATCAAGTTGGTAATGTAAAGGTGACTGGTAACTACCGTTTGCGTTACCGCGGCAGCGAGTTGAAAAATGATACCTATGCGTATGGTAAACATTCCTCCTTTGATTATCGTGCTCGTGTGATCTTCAATGCTAAGGTTAACGATAAAACTGATGCAGTCGTACGTATTCAAGGTTCTAGCGAATTCGGCAATAGCAATGCTACACAAGGTAAGATTAATCTTGCCTATGTAGATCATCATTTTGGTAAAGACACAACTTTGCGTGTAGGTCGTCAACTCTATACACCAGGTCTAGGTCTTATGTATGATGATCTCGTTGATGGTGCTCGCCTCATGTACAAACATGGCAAGCTCGATGTATCTGCTAGTTATGGTTACTGGTTGGGTGGTGCTCCTACTTACCAAACTAGAGAAAATACAGTTACTGCAGCTATGGTTGAAGTTAAGGGTAAACTTAATAAACATGTTACTCTTGGTGGTATGTATGGCCACTTCCATGATGGTAAATTGTACCAAGGCCAAGATGTGGATGCGTTGACAGGTAAACAAGTTAAATCCTTCATTGACTCTCCATACAAAAATATTTGGGGCCTCAACACAAATATGAACTTTAACCGTTGGAATGTATTCGGCGAATGGCTTACAGCTCCAGGCGTTTCTGATTCCCATGCTTGGATGGCTAGCCTTGGCTATGGTAACTATGACATTAAGAAAGCTCATACCTATAGCGTACGCGGTCAATACTACTACCAAGAAGGAAACTCTCCAATCTTCAGTAGTGCCTTTGCTCCTGCCTATAGCTTCTACAATCAACACTATGTAGATAATAAAGGCGTAGCTCATGTACGTAATGGCTTTAAAGGTTTCGTAGCGAATGTAAACTATGTACCATTCCAAAACGTATCCATCGGTGCTTACTATGGCTTCGGCAATAAAGACATGGACGGTAATAAATTAGGTGATTACTGGCGTACAGATGTAAACTTCATGTTCTAA
- a CDS encoding glutathione S-transferase C-terminal domain-containing protein: MSEHVDVSNIKDPSIAAARKEVEFQRAMNPCPIDFSEFQSSNPRSQGEQKEYEGKDASNFNRRQKYSDSEEPQFTTPFGSEPGLLPVEKDRYRLVWSKHCPWAHRIAIAIDLLGLDKVISKGTVDPLRPAGVIADWFFTLDKDEKDPVLGIHSLGEAYRKGDPNYDARSTVPAIVDVTTGAVVNNDYHALTTELALGFKDFISPDAPDIYPEELRADIDALNVIIYADFNLAVNLAALVTNQKDYEYYYDRIFARLDWLEERLSKQRYLMGDTITDPDIRIFPTLARFDLVFYQKYLVNKKRLVDYPNLWNYAKDLYSNPAFGGTTDFDSMRKRFYYVDHTPFEDLPRLVPKGPDDSIWLEPNDRAEKFGK; encoded by the coding sequence ATGAGTGAACACGTAGATGTAAGCAACATCAAGGATCCTAGTATCGCGGCAGCTCGAAAAGAGGTTGAGTTCCAACGTGCTATGAATCCTTGTCCCATCGATTTTTCTGAGTTTCAATCTAGTAACCCTCGTTCTCAAGGGGAACAAAAGGAGTATGAAGGTAAAGATGCTTCGAATTTTAACCGTCGTCAAAAATATTCTGATAGCGAAGAACCTCAATTCACAACACCTTTTGGCAGTGAACCAGGGCTTTTACCTGTAGAAAAAGACCGTTACCGTCTTGTATGGTCTAAACATTGTCCTTGGGCTCACCGCATTGCCATTGCCATCGATTTACTTGGTTTAGATAAAGTGATTTCTAAAGGTACAGTTGATCCATTGCGTCCAGCAGGCGTTATTGCGGACTGGTTCTTTACCCTTGATAAAGACGAAAAGGACCCAGTACTCGGCATTCACTCCTTAGGTGAAGCGTACCGGAAAGGTGACCCTAACTACGACGCACGTTCCACAGTGCCAGCTATCGTAGATGTTACAACTGGTGCAGTAGTAAACAACGACTACCATGCATTGACTACAGAATTAGCATTGGGCTTCAAAGATTTCATCTCCCCTGATGCTCCAGATATTTACCCAGAAGAATTGCGTGCCGATATTGATGCATTGAACGTTATCATCTACGCTGACTTCAACTTGGCTGTAAACCTAGCAGCTCTTGTAACAAACCAAAAAGATTACGAATACTATTATGACCGTATCTTTGCTCGCTTAGACTGGCTCGAAGAGCGCCTTAGCAAGCAACGTTACTTGATGGGTGATACTATTACAGATCCAGATATTCGTATCTTCCCAACATTGGCACGCTTTGACCTTGTGTTCTACCAAAAATACTTGGTTAACAAAAAACGCCTCGTAGACTATCCAAACCTTTGGAATTACGCGAAAGACTTGTACTCCAATCCAGCATTCGGTGGTACCACAGACTTCGACTCCATGCGTAAACGTTTCTACTATGTAGACCATACGCCATTTGAAGATCTACCACGCCTTGTTCCAAAAGGTCCAGACGACTCCATTTGGTTAGAACCAAATGACCGTGCTGAAAAATTTGGTAAATAA